The Streptomyces cynarae genome contains a region encoding:
- a CDS encoding TetR/AcrR family transcriptional regulator produces the protein MPRTKGDHEARRRDVSEAVWQVMATRGFAGLTLRAVAAELDATTGLLTHYFPSKRALVEYALDLLEQRTIARPRRHGGAGLAALRDALLDILPLTAEATDSNRIWVSSWDAALSDPTLSTDYARKYAQSRDRLTERVAAAQELGELPPGDPADIAVGAQAFVLGLVVQTLFDPAAFPPQRQVGLLDDYLSTLTARTDPTTITRHDPDGRP, from the coding sequence ATGCCACGCACCAAGGGAGATCACGAGGCCCGCCGACGCGACGTCTCCGAAGCGGTCTGGCAGGTCATGGCCACACGCGGCTTCGCCGGCCTGACACTGCGCGCCGTCGCCGCCGAACTCGACGCGACCACCGGCCTGCTCACGCATTACTTCCCCAGCAAACGCGCCTTGGTGGAGTACGCCCTCGACCTGCTGGAACAGCGCACCATCGCCCGCCCCCGCCGTCATGGAGGCGCGGGTCTGGCGGCCCTCAGGGACGCACTGCTGGACATCCTGCCGCTGACCGCCGAGGCCACCGACAGCAACCGGATCTGGGTCTCCTCCTGGGACGCCGCACTCTCCGACCCGACCCTGAGCACCGACTACGCCCGCAAGTACGCCCAAAGCCGCGACAGGCTGACCGAACGGGTGGCCGCGGCCCAGGAACTCGGCGAACTTCCCCCCGGAGACCCCGCAGACATCGCGGTCGGCGCTCAGGCCTTCGTTCTCGGCCTGGTGGTCCAGACCCTCTTCGACCCGGCGGCGTTCCCGCCGCAGCGGCAAGTCGGGCTCCTGGACGACTACCTCTCCACCCTGACCGCCCGCACTGATCCAACGACGATCACCCGGCACGACCCCGACGGCAGGCCCTGA
- a CDS encoding serine hydrolase domain-containing protein, translated as MLQDKLSEFVKAQATEFAVPGVAVGVLLDGQEIYASHGVTSLGNPLPVDEKTLFPLASVSKTFTATALMRLVAEGKVDLDAPVRRYVPELKLADEQAAAQITVLNLLNHTAGLDWNLIDDGEGDRSLAGLVAKLPQLPLIAPPGARASYSQAGYNLAGRIVEKVTGLPFEQAMASLVLEPVGLVDTVYGLSEVMVRKFAVGYNRGDDGELHPARPWGAFKEGARGDNPGGGLASSASDVLRWARFQLGDGGGVLPAAELHRMREQTVELRASTLGDGFGICWFLHDLDGLHGIGHGGSGNGQFAELLIVPERDFAVVSLANVGPDGYPFNQSVVRWALEHCLGVVEKTAEPVPYDEGQAQQVVGRYEIDAMNLDIATDGTRLTLAVGIKPEIREASDEEMPPDHPAADIGFLPGDGDEYIVTEGGLKGQRGYFSRDVNGSVTGVDLAGRLFSRVAKAS; from the coding sequence ATGCTGCAGGACAAGCTGTCGGAGTTCGTCAAGGCGCAGGCGACGGAGTTCGCCGTGCCAGGCGTTGCCGTCGGGGTGCTCCTGGACGGCCAGGAGATCTACGCCTCGCACGGCGTGACGAGCCTCGGCAACCCGCTGCCGGTCGACGAGAAGACGCTGTTCCCTCTGGCGTCGGTGTCCAAGACCTTCACGGCGACCGCGCTGATGCGCCTGGTCGCCGAGGGGAAGGTGGACCTGGACGCGCCGGTGCGGCGCTACGTCCCCGAGCTGAAGCTGGCCGACGAGCAGGCCGCGGCGCAGATCACCGTCCTGAACCTGCTCAACCACACCGCGGGCCTGGACTGGAACCTGATCGACGACGGCGAGGGCGACCGCTCCCTGGCCGGGCTCGTGGCAAAGCTGCCCCAGCTGCCGCTGATCGCACCGCCCGGTGCCCGGGCCTCGTACAGCCAGGCCGGTTACAACCTGGCCGGGCGGATCGTGGAGAAGGTCACGGGCCTGCCCTTCGAGCAGGCCATGGCCTCGCTAGTCCTGGAGCCGGTGGGCCTTGTGGACACCGTGTACGGCCTGTCCGAGGTGATGGTCCGCAAGTTCGCCGTGGGCTACAACCGCGGCGACGACGGCGAGCTGCACCCCGCCCGGCCCTGGGGAGCGTTCAAGGAGGGCGCACGCGGCGACAACCCCGGTGGCGGCCTCGCCTCCTCGGCGAGCGATGTGCTGCGCTGGGCGCGGTTCCAACTCGGCGACGGCGGTGGCGTCTTGCCCGCCGCAGAGCTGCACCGCATGCGGGAGCAGACGGTCGAGCTGCGCGCCAGCACGCTCGGCGACGGCTTCGGCATCTGCTGGTTCCTGCACGACCTGGACGGCCTCCATGGGATCGGCCACGGCGGTTCGGGCAACGGCCAGTTCGCCGAGCTGCTCATCGTGCCCGAACGCGACTTCGCGGTGGTCTCCCTGGCCAACGTCGGCCCGGACGGCTACCCCTTCAACCAGTCCGTCGTGCGGTGGGCGCTCGAGCACTGCCTCGGCGTCGTCGAGAAGACGGCAGAGCCGGTCCCGTACGACGAGGGACAGGCCCAACAGGTCGTCGGCCGCTACGAGATCGACGCCATGAACCTCGACATCGCCACCGACGGCACCCGTCTCACCCTGGCGGTCGGGATCAAGCCGGAGATCCGCGAGGCATCGGACGAGGAAATGCCCCCGGACCACCCGGCCGCGGACATAGGCTTCCTTCCCGGCGACGGCGACGAGTACATCGTCACTGAAGGCGGCCTCAAGGGGCAGCGTGGCTACTTCTCCCGCGACGTCAACGGCTCGGTCACAGGCGTCGACCTCGCCGGCCGACTCTTCAGCCGGGTCGCGAAAGCATCCTGA
- a CDS encoding TetR/AcrR family transcriptional regulator, which yields MPRDTLTADRIVRAAIELLDDEGLDGLNMRSLAKRLGSAATAVYWHIKTKDDLVRLASDAIWHEVESPDLDATDWRTAATAHATGMHAMLTRHPWLVQAFGSHLLHGPGQAQHNDLSLAIYEKAGFAAADADRAAATVFTFVLGSALGPAAQVSLNRRLSKNSADAEELMADAMTRATETAMQFPRLRERLGTTAATEYAEAPDNTFAFGLQSLLDGFEARLTGDRAGRRE from the coding sequence ATGCCGCGAGACACACTGACCGCAGACCGGATCGTCCGTGCGGCAATCGAGCTGCTCGACGACGAGGGACTGGACGGCCTCAACATGCGGAGCCTGGCGAAACGGCTCGGCTCGGCCGCCACGGCCGTCTACTGGCACATCAAGACCAAGGACGACCTGGTCCGACTCGCCAGCGACGCGATCTGGCACGAGGTCGAGTCGCCCGATCTCGATGCCACCGACTGGCGCACCGCCGCCACCGCCCATGCCACCGGCATGCACGCAATGCTCACCCGGCACCCCTGGCTCGTCCAGGCATTCGGCAGCCACCTCCTGCACGGACCCGGCCAGGCCCAGCACAACGACCTCAGCCTGGCCATCTACGAAAAGGCGGGCTTCGCCGCCGCCGACGCGGACCGGGCGGCCGCCACCGTGTTCACCTTCGTGCTCGGCAGCGCGCTCGGCCCTGCCGCCCAGGTCTCGCTGAACCGCCGGCTGAGCAAGAACAGCGCAGACGCGGAGGAACTGATGGCCGACGCCATGACACGCGCCACCGAGACCGCCATGCAATTTCCGCGCCTGCGCGAACGCCTCGGCACCACGGCCGCCACGGAGTACGCCGAAGCGCCCGACAACACCTTCGCGTTCGGCCTTCAGTCCCTCCTCGACGGCTTCGAGGCCCGCCTCACCGGCGACCGCGCAGGCCGGCGCGAGTGA
- a CDS encoding GNAT family N-acetyltransferase: MAELIAPTERLHSSWLAARDEWQPGAHQDGAGLRLVGDDDLDSPEGFASWVERLRQQSDRSLPVGEGRVHATHWWIVDGETYLGAIDLRHYLNAFLLEGGGNIGYSVRPSARRRGLATWALGAVLLKAPALGLDRILLTCDDGNVGSARTIESNGGVLEDVRSIETGVKRRYWITLDHAGRSHSLVAATRTIAS, translated from the coding sequence ATGGCTGAACTGATCGCTCCCACGGAACGGCTGCATTCCTCGTGGCTCGCGGCGCGTGACGAGTGGCAGCCTGGCGCTCACCAGGACGGGGCCGGCCTGCGTCTGGTTGGTGACGATGACCTCGACAGTCCGGAAGGGTTCGCCTCGTGGGTCGAGCGCCTGCGGCAGCAATCGGACCGGTCGCTGCCTGTCGGGGAAGGACGCGTCCACGCCACCCACTGGTGGATCGTCGACGGCGAGACGTACCTCGGGGCCATCGACCTTCGGCACTATCTGAACGCCTTTCTGTTGGAAGGCGGCGGAAACATCGGCTACAGCGTTCGGCCTTCTGCCAGGAGACGCGGACTGGCCACGTGGGCGCTGGGAGCGGTTCTGCTCAAGGCGCCGGCGCTCGGTCTGGACCGGATCCTCCTCACCTGTGACGATGGCAACGTCGGCTCGGCGCGCACCATCGAGAGCAATGGCGGCGTCCTCGAAGATGTGCGCAGCATCGAGACCGGGGTCAAGCGCCGCTACTGGATCACTCTCGATCACGCTGGTCGCAGCCATTCATTGGTGGCCGCGACGAGGACGATCGCCTCGTAG
- a CDS encoding DUF1304 domain-containing protein — translation MSIVATCAVLAIAVLHLYILVLEMFLWTTPRARASFGTTEEFAASTKTLAANQGLYNGFLAAGLVWGAVAADPAGFQAKVFFLVCVAVAGAYGAATSSRRILFVQTVPALVALALVVAAR, via the coding sequence ATGTCGATCGTCGCTACTTGTGCGGTGCTGGCCATAGCCGTGCTGCACCTCTACATCCTGGTCCTGGAGATGTTCCTGTGGACCACGCCCCGGGCCAGGGCCTCCTTCGGCACCACGGAGGAGTTCGCCGCCTCGACGAAGACTCTGGCTGCCAACCAGGGCCTGTACAACGGCTTCCTCGCCGCAGGCCTGGTGTGGGGCGCAGTTGCCGCCGATCCGGCCGGCTTCCAGGCCAAGGTGTTCTTCCTGGTGTGTGTCGCGGTCGCAGGGGCCTACGGGGCGGCAACCTCGAGCCGCCGGATCCTGTTCGTCCAGACGGTGCCTGCGCTCGTCGCACTGGCACTGGTGGTCGCCGCCCGCTGA
- a CDS encoding TetR/AcrR family transcriptional regulator, translated as MQRAGNVDTDLARERILDAAEDLFYARGIQAVGMDVIRDASGVTLRRLYQLFPSKGDLVEAYLARRDVRWLRSLAAHVDTAAETPQERLLAVFDWLEDWFTQPDFRGCAFINSFGELGGTSPRVGAVARHHKDTFHAYVRELATAAGAAADTGTQIALLAEGAMATAAISGTPAAARQAKQAAQLLLTLDTRRVSSDLPS; from the coding sequence ATGCAACGGGCAGGAAACGTGGACACCGATCTGGCACGTGAGCGCATCCTGGACGCCGCCGAAGACCTCTTCTACGCCCGAGGCATCCAAGCCGTGGGCATGGACGTGATCCGCGACGCCTCGGGCGTCACGCTACGGCGCCTCTACCAGCTGTTCCCCTCCAAGGGCGACCTCGTCGAGGCCTACTTGGCCCGCAGGGACGTCCGTTGGCTCCGAAGCCTTGCCGCCCACGTCGACACGGCCGCGGAGACTCCGCAGGAGCGGCTGCTCGCCGTCTTCGACTGGCTGGAGGACTGGTTCACCCAGCCCGACTTCCGCGGGTGCGCCTTCATCAACTCCTTCGGCGAGCTGGGCGGCACATCCCCCCGGGTCGGTGCAGTGGCTCGACACCACAAGGACACCTTCCACGCTTACGTGCGAGAGCTGGCGACAGCTGCGGGAGCGGCAGCGGATACCGGCACCCAGATCGCCCTACTGGCCGAGGGGGCCATGGCCACCGCCGCCATCTCAGGCACACCCGCAGCGGCTCGCCAGGCCAAGCAGGCGGCGCAGCTCCTGCTGACGCTCGACACACGCCGCGTCAGCTCTGACCTCCCTTCGTAG
- a CDS encoding nuclear transport factor 2 family protein — translation MSEQRPPFPPFTRETAIIKVRRAEDGWNTRAPEKVALAYTPDSRWRNRAEFVTGRDEIVEFLTRKWNRELDYRLIKELWAFDGNRIAVRFAYEYHDDSGQWYRAYGNENWEFDDNGLMRARHASINDMPIAEQERKYHWPLGRRPDDHPGLSDLGL, via the coding sequence ATGTCCGAGCAGCGCCCGCCGTTCCCGCCGTTCACCCGGGAAACGGCGATCATCAAGGTCCGCCGGGCCGAAGACGGCTGGAACACCCGCGCCCCCGAGAAGGTCGCTCTCGCCTACACGCCCGACTCGCGCTGGCGCAACCGCGCGGAGTTCGTCACCGGCCGCGACGAGATCGTGGAGTTCCTGACCCGCAAGTGGAACCGGGAACTGGACTACCGCCTCATCAAGGAGCTCTGGGCGTTCGACGGGAACCGCATCGCGGTGCGGTTCGCCTACGAATACCACGACGACTCCGGCCAGTGGTACCGCGCCTACGGCAACGAGAACTGGGAGTTCGACGACAACGGCCTCATGCGCGCGCGGCACGCGAGCATCAACGACATGCCCATCGCCGAGCAGGAGCGCAAGTACCACTGGCCGCTGGGCCGCCGCCCCGACGACCACCCGGGCCTGTCCGACCTCGGGCTGTAA
- a CDS encoding DUF6584 family protein, whose amino-acid sequence MPLSETLARVDADLAAGRVPVARQRLRGLVSSIPYDLTLRRRLAEVYRLYGDAAEAGRWMYLEEDRNADETAAFEARYGSPGWRMKALAWRGPEAMAGTAFAEGQLVAVRTACAEELGHPVDWDDPASHRDGLEEEYEAPSEPWTVGGVLAGVGCMVGALAFLAIWVNGVVALFD is encoded by the coding sequence ATGCCCCTGAGTGAGACCCTTGCCCGAGTCGACGCGGACCTGGCCGCCGGCCGGGTTCCCGTCGCGCGCCAGCGTTTGCGCGGTCTCGTCTCATCCATCCCGTACGACCTGACGCTCCGTCGGCGTCTGGCCGAGGTGTACCGGCTCTACGGCGACGCCGCCGAGGCCGGACGTTGGATGTACCTCGAAGAGGACCGCAACGCCGACGAGACCGCCGCCTTCGAGGCGCGGTACGGGTCTCCCGGGTGGCGGATGAAGGCCCTCGCCTGGCGCGGCCCCGAGGCGATGGCCGGCACCGCCTTCGCGGAGGGGCAGCTGGTCGCAGTGCGGACCGCCTGCGCCGAGGAGCTGGGGCACCCCGTCGACTGGGACGACCCCGCCTCCCACCGGGACGGCCTGGAGGAGGAGTACGAGGCGCCCTCCGAGCCGTGGACGGTCGGCGGTGTACTGGCGGGCGTCGGCTGCATGGTGGGGGCCCTTGCGTTCCTCGCGATCTGGGTGAATGGAGTCGTTGCCCTCTTCGACTGA
- a CDS encoding helix-turn-helix domain-containing protein: MDRLGYGDTVEDGGTVSTGDDVEQFAALLRRLKDRTDRSYGSLARRLNMNTSTLHRYCAGEAVPQDYAPVERLAAFCGAASEERLELHRLWLLAVTARQRPRAGERGAGEQASAEEAAEAIGSKGALEPTGGERASGPDSRTARGGGAGADGVGGDGGGTSGAPLRLCAGAPDAGRPARHAHGPGSPEPTAQWDVARSTGRPWYRRRRTVVGAAVATALLVTLGSLSALSADRSDDDSARAPGQSRTAGAGTSGHLSATATSPSPSRSSASPSAGVRASGRTESKGGPSNRKSDAPVTTGVPLAWTADSQIWQGGCGHDYVIAKKPTQVPPPPVQQDAGAWAATQGAVHGGQTMVQISVQGKSSTAVVLQALRVRMVSRGTPVTGNVYAMDQGCGGDLTPRDFSVNLDVNRPIARARPGNDSGKRLPAVQFPYRVSAEDPEVLLVTATTKAYDCNWYLELDWSSQGSTGTIRIDDHGRPFRTSSTQGLPRYWYGANGDGVRQWVPADIRGPDKGVGRDGG, encoded by the coding sequence ATGGACCGCCTGGGATACGGGGACACGGTGGAGGACGGGGGAACGGTGTCGACCGGGGACGACGTCGAGCAGTTCGCGGCGCTGCTGCGCCGACTGAAGGACCGCACGGACCGGAGCTACGGCTCCCTGGCCCGGCGGCTCAACATGAACACCTCCACGCTGCACCGCTACTGCGCGGGCGAGGCGGTCCCGCAGGACTACGCCCCGGTGGAGCGCCTGGCCGCCTTCTGTGGGGCTGCATCGGAGGAACGCCTCGAACTCCACCGCCTGTGGCTGCTCGCGGTGACGGCACGACAGCGGCCGAGGGCGGGTGAACGGGGCGCGGGGGAGCAGGCAAGTGCCGAGGAGGCAGCGGAGGCGATCGGGTCCAAGGGGGCGCTGGAGCCGACAGGGGGCGAGCGGGCTTCGGGTCCGGACAGCCGGACGGCGCGGGGCGGGGGTGCCGGCGCGGACGGCGTCGGTGGTGATGGCGGTGGTACGAGCGGTGCACCGCTGCGACTCTGCGCGGGCGCACCCGACGCCGGGCGACCCGCTCGCCACGCTCATGGACCGGGCAGTCCCGAGCCGACGGCCCAGTGGGATGTGGCCCGCTCGACCGGACGGCCCTGGTACCGCCGTCGCCGCACCGTCGTCGGAGCCGCCGTGGCGACCGCGCTGCTGGTGACGCTGGGCAGTCTGTCGGCGCTGTCGGCAGATCGGTCCGACGACGACTCCGCCAGAGCCCCCGGTCAGTCCCGTACGGCAGGAGCCGGTACGTCAGGCCACCTCTCGGCCACTGCGACCAGTCCCTCTCCCAGCCGCTCGTCGGCCTCTCCCTCCGCAGGAGTTCGGGCTTCGGGGCGCACCGAGTCGAAGGGCGGACCGTCGAACAGGAAGAGCGACGCCCCGGTGACGACCGGTGTGCCGCTCGCCTGGACCGCCGACTCGCAGATCTGGCAGGGCGGTTGCGGACACGACTACGTCATCGCGAAGAAGCCGACCCAGGTACCCCCGCCGCCGGTGCAGCAGGACGCCGGGGCGTGGGCGGCGACACAGGGGGCGGTGCACGGGGGGCAGACGATGGTGCAGATCTCGGTGCAGGGGAAGTCGTCCACGGCCGTGGTCCTGCAGGCCCTCCGGGTTCGTATGGTCAGCCGTGGCACCCCGGTAACCGGCAATGTGTACGCCATGGACCAGGGCTGCGGCGGAGACCTGACGCCTCGTGACTTCTCCGTGAACCTGGACGTCAACCGCCCGATCGCCCGCGCACGCCCCGGCAACGACAGCGGAAAGCGCCTCCCCGCAGTTCAGTTCCCCTACCGCGTCTCCGCCGAGGACCCGGAGGTGCTGCTGGTCACCGCGACGACGAAGGCCTACGACTGCAACTGGTACCTGGAACTCGACTGGTCCTCCCAGGGCAGCACCGGCACGATCCGCATCGACGACCACGGCCGCCCGTTCCGCACCAGTAGCACCCAGGGCCTGCCCCGCTACTGGTACGGCGCGAACGGCGACGGAGTGCGTCAGTGGGTGCCCGCCGACATTAGAGGTCCTGACAAAGGCGTTGGACGTGACGGTGGGTGA